DNA sequence from the Bacillus pumilus genome:
GTAATCTCCATGCGCATCCGCAACGTTTGGTTCGTATACAATACCGTATACAAGACGCTGTGCATCATCAGCTTTCGCAATGACCTTGATTTTCTTTTGAAAGTCATTTTGTTTTTCCGACTTAACGAAAAAAAACTGCTTTTGATTAGCAGCCTTATCCACGTATGAAACGTGTGTGATCTTCGCATTTATCAATTCGCGTGGCAATTCATTCACCTCCTTTCATTGTAAAGCGTCCTTTGTACTTATTTTCATATTCTTTTGAGGCTTTTTTTTCATTCCTTACTTTTTCATCACCTTCTGTGAACCTTCTTAAAAACGGCAATTTCCGAACTAACTTATTTGGGATTAAAAATTTAAAGAATTTATATAACCAAATCGATTTTTCCTCATCATTTAGGAAAATTGCTAAATTAATTATTAGAATGGGTAAAAAAAACAAAACACTAATCATAAAGCTATCTATAACAAAATCATATATATTTTCATAGTAATAATTTTTAAGCAACTTATCCGATATAATTAAATACATCATAAAACCAGTTAAAGTGACAGAAAAGATAATCGTGTGACTTATAAATTTATAGCATTTCAAAAACAACCTAAACCAAATATTCCCTGTTTTTTCAACGATTAAATGCCATTGCATGTCCTTATTAACAACTCTGTGCTCCGCATAGAATACTTTTTCTATTGCATTTTTTAAATCAACGAACTTTATCATAAATTCATCTAACTTTTCACTATTTTTATTTAACAAATAATCATAATATAGCTCTTCTAATTCAAGAAATTGTATGATGATACGCTTGTCTTTTAACTTAACAATAGAAGCGTGATCATTCGCATATTTCTCAAAAAACGCATCTAATTCTCTTGATAGATCAGATACTTTACTTCTATTTAAAATATTCTTCATAGAAATATAAAGTGCACCACTAGAACCTGTAAGACTTTCAGCTATAATTTTCCGATTTTTTTTAATTTCATTTCGTTGCGTCACCAATATAGATGTAAGAAATACTGTTAATATAGATCCTAGAATTACTCCATAATCTTTTATAATACTAAGAATAAGTTGCATTTATCTCCCCCCCTTTTCTTTTTATACGAAAGGAGATAGGATTTGTTTCAAATTATTAATTCTTCTTATCTCTTCTTTTTCCTCTGCTGACAATCCAAGAATAACAGGATCAACCACAGGACCAACCGCACAATGACAATTTACTCGCTCTTTTGGCGTGAGCTGTGTATCTCTCGGAAACATACACCGCTCTCCGCTGCCTGGTATCTCAAATTCATCATCGAGAGGAATAATTGTGCCGTCTAGCTGCACGTGACTTTCTCTTGACTGATTCTTTTTCCCGCCGCTGTGCTTCCACTTCTTCCCTGTTACTGCCGGGGATTGGACATAGGATTCATGTTGAGCGACGGAAGAAGCGGTCAACACTTCAGTTACAGCTGTCACACGTGCGCGCTTCCGGCTGAATTCAGGAAGTTCCTTCAGCTCCAATTCAATCTCCTGGATAGACCGGCCTTCTTTTATGCCATCTTTCAAGGTTTGTTCAATAGCCTCATGAGTATTCAGCTGCATCAGCTGCGCCAACTCCTGAGACCATGATTCAATCCATTGTTCAGTTTTCTCAGAAAGAACCTTGAATGGAATATCTGCATCGATGGAATGCATGATCTTCTCAGCCAGCTGCGTGACAGTCAAAGTCAAGAATATGGCCGTTTCTTTTCCGAACAGCTCCGCAAATTCATCAGCTGCAAACAAGTCATTTTGAAAGAACGCTAGAATTGATTCTAACGTCTCCGAATCGTTCTTGGATATAAAACCATTCAGTTCATTCAAAAACGTCCTACGTTGCAATCTGAGAAGTTTTGCGGTGGTTTTCTCATACTTTTCCACCAAAGAGGGAACGTCCTTCAGTTCAGGGAAATCTGCTACCGCTTCTTCAATTTCCTTGACCTCATCTGCCTCTGCTTTTTGCACAAAGGTATTGATGTTTTTTATCAGCTGATCGATCTTACTCATTTACGTATCTCCTCTAGTTCATCCCTAAGGTCTTTGAGGATCGATACCAATTCATTCTGAGAATCTGCTGACTTCTGAAACACCGTATCAAGCAAGCTATTTGATACCTTTGGCTTCGCTTCAATTGGTCGGTGATATTCTTCCTCTGGCCATTCTTCTAATGTTTTCCCAAGAATACGCCCAGCCAGATCACGCAGGTCATTCGGTGAAACCGCTCCTGCTTGAATAAACGGTGTAAGAACCTTTGCAATTTCGAGCGGATCACGAAAGTCAGGACCATTTAATATGAGTCGCACATGCCAGAGATCGAGATCAGGAAGAAAGAGTGTATTGAGCTTGCCAGTGATGATCATTCGCTCTGGCTGAAATACCTGTTCCTCAGTTGTCTTACGAGCGGTGTCAGCTGTCGCCTTGTTATAATCCTGTGATTCGCCAGTGTAGATCGGCGGCAGACGAAAAGAAGAACGTATCTTGTTTCTCGTCTTCTCATCGTATTCAAGAAACAGCGCATCCTCCTGGAGAATCTCGGCCAGTGATTTTATTTCAACTTTAACAGGTGCTGGGTCTTCGTCATTGCTTACTTCGTCCTTTTTCTTTTTCGGAATCCCTTCGACTTCAAGCAAAAGAAACTTATGTGCATTGTCTGAACCCTCTATACCGTTCATGTAGTCCTGCAGCTGTTCGTATGATGCTTCAGATAGCATTCCATTTTCCACTGTAATAGCTGCTGGCACATGACGACCTTGTTTAAAGTACAGATAGTTCAGCTCTTCAGCTTTGCGCGCTCCATACATATTGACGATGTTACCAATCCAACGAGGAACACCATATGTACCGCTGCCGATCTTGAAATGAATGACTTCGCTTGCTACAAGATTAGAAGGAGTTTCATCACTATATTCTCCTGTAGCAGAGTTCATTGTTCTTGGATCGCCGTACTCTTTGAAGAATACTTTTTTAGTATTGATCTTCTGAACATACTTCCTGAATCTCTTCTTTCGCTTCAATGACTTCACTTTGCCATGATCTGTATACTTGAAATCGACCTCAACGGGATCGCCTATCTTACATATTCGCATGTGCTGAGCATCTAAGTATTCGATTCCTGCTGGTTGCCCTGTACCATTACGCAACACTTCAAGAAAGCCATTCCCTGTCCGCTCCCGATCTTCTATCACATACCCTAGAACCACTTCGGCTGATTCATCATAGTTCATGTATCGCACAAGCTCCTCAAGCCTCGTCCATTCTTTTTCAGCAGCGGCTTTCTTTCCTTCTGGCGCATTCTCGGCATTGAAGTCAAAAACGTATTCAATTCCCAAGCCGAAACCTAGAATATTGGTCTTATACGCATCAATGCATTGCTGAAGAATGGTAGAATACTCGGCTATTTGTTTGAGCTCTTTGATATTGTATGGCGGTTCGATCAATCCATCAGTCTCATAGTTAAAATTATCATCATGAATTTGTTTCGTAGTTTGAGAGATGTCTGCTTTAAACACAGTAGCTTTCACCTGTTTTGTCATAGCCTTCTCATCGACCTCCTTTCTCTATTAGGGCGTTTCCGCTCTTTAGGCTGCTCTTTCAGATCCGTTACCTCATAGTCATCTAACGCATACCAGATGGCTGAAAAGGTATGAGGATCAATCTTAAACTCGTCCTCTATGATATTGCCGTGCTTGTCCGTCTTGTACGTGAGCGGCTGAAGCTCATAGATCGTGTTTTTGCACGAGTCGGAGCAAATAATTTTCTTAAATCGCTTGATCTTCTTGGTGTACTGCAAGCGTGATCCTTGGAACTTATGAGCGGCCACCATGTTGTATCCCATCTTGCGGAAATATGCGATTGTCTTCTGTTCATTATCAGCCTTGATCAGCTCTTTTGTTTCGACAAACTCTTTCAAATCCTCAACCGTGACATCATCAGTCTTGCCACGATCGTAATACTCCCAATAGATATATAGATACTTCTTCTCGTGATCTACAGCCAACCTTACAACAGCGTTATATGAATCAACGAAACCAAAGTCCATGCCTGCTCTAAGCAACGGGCGATTGATATTTGAGATGGCCATCATCACATCTTCATGCGGCTGCACCTTGAATTGTGGCAACACACGAATTCCGTTAATGCCAAAATGACCTTTTCTGGCTATGCGATAAAGGTCTGGATCGTATTCTTTTAGTTCGTCTAGCTGTTTAATGTAGCTGACTGGAAGGAAAAGATTATCTTCAGCAGTAGAATGATGATAGTACGTATCGTTGATAGCGATCGTTCGCTCTTTGTATAATCTTTCATCATCCAGGATGAAGCGGTTGTTTTGATCGTCCTTAAAGAAGTGACGGTATGTCCAGTTATCCTGGCCGACAGGGTTCGTTGATAAGATCATGTGCAAATCCAAAGTCGGATGACGCAAACGACCAAGCAGCTCCTTGAATCCCTCGTACTTAACCTCGGAACATTCCTCAATCCATATGATCGATATGTTGTTGATCGATTTCAGCTTGGCTGGCTTGTCCAATCCTTTGAAAATGATCCGACTGCCGTTGTGAAATTTAAGCATGAGCGGTGATGTCCGGCACTGAATAACATGATCGAGTCCTAGATCATTCACGATCTCTTCAAACAGCGAAAATGTTGAATCCCTGTGCGTGTCATAGACTTCACGAATCACAAGAGCGGTTCGCTTTTCATCTAGCAACTTCAGAATGAGTTTCAAGGCAATGTGATAGCTCTTAGATGAACCGTAACCACCCACTAGGAACTGAAACTTCTGATCCCAGTCAAAGAGAAAATCTTCAAAGTGTGGATTGACTTCCTTCTCCATCATTTGAACCATCAGCCATCACCTTTATTCTTCCGCTTAATTGTTATTTGTACAGAATCATCAACAGGACGTGCGGTGATCCGCTCCAGCTCTGCTTCTCTCGTTCGGTTTGCAAGATCAAGGCCACGAAGCCTCAATTCATATTCAGACATAGTTTTCATTATGTCGACTTTCTGCCTAATGGCTTTATCACGTTGTGCGGTCACACGTGTCAGAGCGTCTTCAATGCTCAATATCTTCTCTAGTTGCGGTGAGTCTGTCTCTTCGATCTGGACCACTGCTAGACGTTCATTAGTTATAGGAACAGGTTTAATCAGACCATTTTTATCCGGAGCCTGTACAACGTCTTTCATCTTCCTCATTTGCTGCAAGACTGTCCGCTGCTTATCAGTCAATCCATTCTCATATTTAGTGATCAAGCGCATCATTCTTGTTTCACGAACGCTCAATAATCGTATTGATAGATCAATTTGATACAAAGGATCAGTCTCAATCTCAGTAAAAAGCTTCTGTTCTTTTTCATCCATGTACTCAAACATGATCGTTTCATATTCACCGGTCTTGAATGAATTCTTGTTGCCTTTTGGAGCTGCGCCACCCCTATTGCCTTTAGCATTTTGATTACCAGGTGGCGCTTTACCTCCTTTATTACCTCTGGCGTTTTTACTCCCTTTCGGAGCGCCAGGACGTTTAGTAACGTTACCATTGGTTTTCTCTTTTGGTTTAGTAACGTTACCATTCAATTTCTCATCCCAAGAGTCTTGGTTCTTCCATTTGCGGATAAGCGTTTGAGAACACTCTAATTCTTCAGCAATGTCTTTCAGCAAGCGGGTTCCATTGCTTTTCTTCCACAACTGGAATGCCTGATCTCTTTTAGGATTTCTCGGTCTAGCCATTACATATCACCCACCTCCGAGCTGCTGAATTAAGTTTGAGTTTGTTTTTAAAAATGAGTATTTATTCCCGTTCCAACTAGGAGACTGTCCTTCATATAAATAACAGCAACACATCTAAAAGGAGATTGATTTAAGTGTATTATTATCAACCGTATCAGTATGTTCCAGCTCAATATGATTATAGTTACTATGTTCCTTCACCATCACAACAAAGCGATTTTAGGGACTTATCAATGTACGTAGGTCAATGGGTCACAGCAACCGTAAGTGGCATTATACAGAACCCTACAAGAATATTTATTCACAACTCATTCCTTGATAGTCAAAACCGTGAAAATGTTACCTTTATATACGCACGAACTGAGAACGGCAGATGTGTTGCCAGATCAATCACAGTTCTAGGTGATAGAATAACCGTCGAGTTTGGTTTTTCTCCACAAAGATAACTAAAATTCATGTTTCTGAAGCTCAATGTCGAGTTCTATGAGTTTCTTCAGATCTTCCACAGTAGACACTTTGATGTTTCCCGCTTTAAAATCTCTTACCCATTGAGAGATGCAAGCTTGAGCGATTTTACGATAATTTTCTTTTGATTTATCAATACCTTCAGCCTGTTCAGCTTGAAGGATCATAAGCATTTCTTTCTTTTCTTCGTCAGAAAGGGAACGTGTGTTTGTATTCTCTATTGTCATTCTCCCTGACCTCCATTACAATAGTGGATGAGAGCGTGATATTTTCCCACAAACGCGGCCGCGTCTTGATCACGCTCTTAGGCAGGGAGGTTCTTTCTGTCTTTGAAGGGAGGGTGTTGTCAGCACCCTCTTTTTTTATTTATAAAGAAGAAACCAACTCAGGTTCAATTCCAGTAAATTCAGTGAATCTCTTTTTAATTACATCGCAGAAATAAGGATCAAGCTCCAAAAGAAGGGCTTCTCTATCCGTTTGCTCACACGTCATTAGAGTTGAACCGCTTCCCCCAAAGAAATCTACTACTCTATCACCTTTTTTACTGCTATTACTCAGAGGAATATTAATAAGATCAAGCGGCTTCTGTGTAGGATGAACATATTTTGTAGTATCACCGCGGGAAACTTCCCAAATTGTTGCTGGTTCTCCTTCTTCAGAGGTATCAGCTCTCCACACAGTAACTTGTTTTCTATCTCCATACCAATTAGGTGAATAGCCTTTTTTGAATGCATAGAAAACTGGTTCGTGCATGTATTTATATTGCGCCCATCCGAATGTTGGTGAGTTTTTCACCCAGATACACTGCGATCTTATATCAATATCTGCATGCCGCATCTCATTCTCAAAAGCGCGTTGATATGAAGCTGCATGAAAAACATATATAGCTGCCTTTTCGTTCATGACTCTTGAATAATTGAGGAACACTTCTCTTAAAAATAAATCAAACTGACCATCATCCATAGAATCGTTTAAAATCGATGCATGGCCATCATCATTTAACTTTTTGCTATCACTTTTGACCGCTACATTATAAGGTGGATCAGTTATGACTAGATCTGCTTTATGGCCAGACATCAATCGGTCAACATCCTCTATCTTTGTTGCGTCTCCACACACTAGGGTATGCCGGCCAAGCCGCCATACATCCCCATACTTTGTTTCAGGTTCTTTGATATTGTCTAGTGCCTCTTGCACATCGAAATTATCTTCCTCAACAACCACGATCTCATTTTCAATAGAAACACTGTCTAATAGTTCTTCATATTCTTCTTCAGTAAATCCGATGGTTTGTAGATCAAGATCGTTGTCCTTTAATTCTGTTAGAAGTTTTTCAAGTTTAGTTTCATCCCAATGGCCACTGATTTTGTTTAATGCTACGTTCAGAGCCTTTTCATCCTGGTCATTTAAAGAAACCACTGATACCAGAATTTCAGTTGGTCTATCTTCCATTATTATTTTGAAACGTTGATGGCCTCCAACAAGATGGCCAGTTCTTTCGTTCCAAACTAACGGATCAACGTATCCAAATTTCTTCATGGAATTTTTAAGAGCATCGTACTCAGGATCTCCTGGCTGCAGATCAATTCGGGGGTTATATGGTGCAGGGTTAATTTTATGTACGGGGATTGTTTTGATATTCATGATGTATCTCCTCCAATTAAAAAAACACCTTATATCCTAAGGTGTCCGGTACTTATTTAAAACTTCTATTTGGAATTTCATCTAAACATTCTTGTAGTAATCGTTTATATCTAATCAATAATTTGTACTCTTTTCTATCAACAAAGGATTGCATGCGCCAAATTCCCAAAGTTAAAAAAGCAACATACAAGATCGTAAATGTAGGCGCATGTACACCTAATTTTTTAACCATTGTAATACCATGATTCAACATGCTTCCAAATAAAAAAGACATGATTGCAAAAAGAGCTGTAATGTAATGCTTATTAGATTTCTTATTCTCTATAATATCTTCAGTCCTACCCAAAAGCATTTGAATCTCTTTTCTATTATGCTGCTTTTTTATTTTCTCTTTAAATGCTGTTTGTTGATTAATAGTTGCTTTATGCATCTTTTTCCCAAATTGTTTCAAATAAATTTCGATGTATTTACTCTGTTCAAATGATGTAAATTCGTTGGTTTCGTTAATTTCATTCATAAGAAATCACCTCCTAAACATATATCGGAGGTGATTTGGGAATTTTCAGGCGTTCAGTGAATTGGTTCTATTTAACGTAAAATTCGCTAGTATAGAATGTTCCAAGGGTTGCAACATGATTGCCCTTTTTGTCGTAGCGTTCTACGTCCACTCTGAATCGATAAGTGCCTTTCTTGTTACCAAATGACTCTTTGATGTTAAATTCATCATATAGCTTTTCGCCTGGGTTAAGCGGGTTCGGGGAATTTGTTTTAATTGTCTCCCACTTGCCATTAACCTTTCTTTGTGGAATAAGGTTGGGACCAGCACTAAAGTCGTTGTGGTTTTGTACCGCAATTCGTACAACCTTATCCTCTCCGATTTTGTGATTTGCTTTTGTTGGATTCGCAGATACGCCAAATCCTGATGCCATGCTCATCATCTCCCTTTTTATATTTTTGCGCTCCTATCCCTCACCAAAGCACCTGCAGCCATACACCCAAAAGACGACTGTTCCCAAAATTCATCGTTTTCTTCGGATACGGCCGCCTTGTCTTTGATACGTTTCGCGTCTCGTTCCCATGATTTCTTCCCAATCCCTATTCGTAATGGGATCAGCATCGTTCTCCTTCTTAGAACCAGGAGCAATGCTTTTAAATTGCTTTAATGTCTCTTTAGAAACAGAATCCCTGATCTTCATTTCACTCGCTCCTTGCCGAATTAGCACCACCTTACGCTATTCGCTTAAATAGATTTTTGAATGATGACTACACTCCGAGAGGATGCCAAGTACAGCCATTCATCAAGTAAAATGAAAAACTGTCCTCGATACGGCTGCCGCAGACCAGCTGCTATCCAGGCTCAGAATGTCCCTCTCGTATGGCCACATTCCTCATCACCTTTATTCCGTATCCAGATACGCCATTGATAAGGGAAAGGCGCGTCTCCCAATAAAAAAGCGGACACCAATCAAGGCACTTAGAGTGCTCAATGATCAGTGTCCGCAGGTTCTTCCTTCTGGACAAAATATTCACGTTTGTTTTGCTTGTCTCTATCATACGATGATCCACTTAGAAAAAAAGGTCCCCTTTTTATCCCCCTTTTTGTCGGCTTTTTCTTATTTATATAAAAAAACATCCTTAACAAGGATGTTTCGTCTCTAGTTTATTTACGGAGTAATGGTTGAGTAGTACATCGGAAAGCGCCACCATAGCTTCTTGTTATTTTAAAATCAATATATTCCACCTTGATATTTCTTTTTTCTAATTCTTTTCCAATTGTATTTTGATATGCTATATCCGTTACATATACTTTTTCATTAATCGGTAACCCATTAATAGCTAAATTTTGCGCATCTTTGTAACTTACTTTTATTTTATCCCAATCTCTTAATTCATCTGGAACTCCGTTTGGTAGTGAGTCTTCATTCACAATCATCAGACCGTCTCGCACAAAACTAATGGCACAATCAAGATGAAGAGTATTTTTCTCCAGTTTCACTTCAACTACTTTATAACCATCTGGTGTTAAATAATTACGGAGCCAATCGATTCCTTCTTTATTAGATGCTTGACCAGAGTTTCCAACAAAAATTGTTTTCCCGTACACAAGAATATCTCCACCCTCTAAAAATGGACCATTCTTAGAATTTATGCCTTTTGAAACATCAGGCTGTGGAACAGCAACATATGGATTTTTGTTCGCTTTTACCTCTTTTAAAAGGATATCCCTTGCTGGAAGCACTTCAAGTCTGCGGTAAGTTGATAAAAACGATCCTTCAATTATGTGATCTCCAATTGTAAAGAATGGATCTCTAACAAAGAAATTCGTAGCACCAGCTCCACCAGTTATACCATTTTCAGCTATACCTAATTTCTTTTCATCCTCCGTTAAAAGGCGTGGCATTTGGATGTCTACATCGTATTTCTGGAGTATTTTCTTAAACTCATCACGTTCTTTTTCCATTTTGATTTGAATATCGTTCATATCTTCCATCATGTTTGAGCCGCTATCTTCTGGAAAATAGACTTCAGATTGAGACATAACGACACGTTTTAATGGAGCAAATTCACTTTCAACATACACATTTCCTTTATTTTTTTCGTTTTCAGCTGAGACTTTTTCTGCTTTTGCTTTCACACCGTCTGAGCTTTTTGACTGCGAACAACCTGTTAAAATAACAGCCATTACCGCAGCAAAGCCAACTAAATTAATAAATTTTTTTCTCATTTCAATTAATCCTCCATTTTATTGTTTTGTCACTAATAAAGATAGTAACTTTTAAATCTTAAATATTTCTTAACTAATAGAATTTGGTTTTTTTGTATTAAATTATGCCCAGTGCTGTTGAGAGGTTAAATGTGGCTTGCTTTTTCAACCTATAGTATCGGTCCTTTTTCAATCCCAATTCTTCGCATATTTCTAAATCTTTTACGAATCGTGATGTAAGATATTTCATCCTGATAATATCTTGTTCAACTTCGTCTAAACTATTTTTTAACGCCCTTTCTATCTGCCGTACCTTCAGTTCATTTAAAACTTCCTGATTCCTGAGAGAAGGAAAAAGACCTGTTGCGCCGTTTGCCTCCTGTTCCTTTCTGTTTTCTTCAAGAACCTTCAGGGCTCTATAGACCTTCAGCTCCTTAATTAAGGCATTCCGGACTTGTTTCTCATCGATCCCTGGCAGTAAACACAATTGTTCAGCTCCCATGTTTCTCAACCTCCTCCTATAAACAATGAAAGACATAGATCAGGGCAATTTTGCACCGATCTATGTCGTATGATTTATTCTTCTAATGGAATGTCGATTCCGTAATTTTGACCAAAATCTTCAATGTACTCCTTTAGAAATTCATCTAATTTAGCGTGGAAAAGCATGTCATCTTCAGCACCGTATAAGAACTTCTCAATGTCTTCTTCATTTAGTCCTAATTCAGTTAGCCCTTCGCCGTTTTCTAGTTGATATCTGATGAAATCTCTAAATGCTTGTCTTGGATCAATGTTCATTTCTTCACCTCAAATGATGGCGTGTAGATATGCCCTTTAACGCCTGTCCAATTTTTATTTTTATAGATTGTCATCTTGATACGGTGCGTGCCAGCTGTATGGTTAACGGTGTAAAATTCCTTTGCTGGTGTGGCGTTCTTGAACGATCCTACTAGACTAAACCGCTGATCTTTCCAAGTGCTCCCTACTCGTTTTTGCAAAGTGAAACGGTAATAGACCGTTTCGCTTCCAGTTTTGCGAGCCGTGACATCCATGCTTTGGGCTCTTGGCGTGTACGAATTAGCATCCGTTGATACGCTAATTGTATGTCCGGCTACTGTTTTGTATCCGCTCGTTACAGCTGCAGCAGACGGCGCACAAAGCACCGCAGCAATAATAATAGTTAGTGTGATTAGTAGTTTTTTCATACAGAAACCTCCAATATTTATTCCCATATAAGTTAAATAAATTTTTACATGGATTATATTTGAATATATAGTATTATTAAACTTGCAAGACTATTATCCCAAACTAAAAGGAGAGTCAAACTATGAGAATTAAAAAAGTAATTGCAAGTTCAGTTCTATCACTCGCTTTGCTATTTTCTTCATCTGCTTTTTTTACTGCTCAAGCAGAAGCTGCTAGCCCTAATGAAACATGGAAGCATTGTACTTCAGAAGTATTTGGCCCATACTCTTCAAGAAATGCAATACCGGCTATTTATAACGACGGCACCTATAATTGGTACTTAAAAGGTGCGAAAACTTACTCAGGTATTTGGTATGGTGCATATGAACGTTGCTGGTACTCAACACTTACATGAATACTACTTTTAAAAGAGGGAAATTCCCCTCTTTTTTATTCATAGCAAGCTCCCGTCAATGATCAGCACCATTTCTTCTTCACTTGTTAAATGCTCTAGCACTTCTTCAACTGGTATTGTTTTATTGTCCTCTCCATTTACTCGGCTGTATCTGATTGTTGCATACGTTCCCGTAACTTCGGTTATTTCTTCTGTTAAGCCGCCATCATCATCAGCGACAACATCAGTATAGATTGTCATAGCATTTTCTTCGTTTTTCGCTTTGATCAATGCGTAATATGGATCATGCACCTCGTAAAATTTCATCTTCATTCCCCTTCCGCTTCTTTTTTCAACTCAAATCCCATCCCTAAAGCTAAGGTATGAACAGTTTTTGCATGTTCAGCATAGTTGGCAGGGGAATCATGTTTTAATTCCCAATCATTTGAATAATTCTGCTTTGCTTCTCGATATAATGACAAAAACATGTCATAATGCCTCTGCAATGTTCTTTCTTTCTGCTGTTTATATTCCTGAATATTTTGCACTAAACAATCGATGACATAATCCTGAGAAACGGCCATTTCATAATTAATTCCAGGACACTTAGATGCACAAATGCCTTCGCTGTTTCGCATGATCACTTCGCCGGATGATAGAGTTATTTGAAATGCTTTATTTTTGGTCATCGTGCTCCCCCCTGCAAATCTTGTATATCGCCTTGATAAAACGTGTTTTGCTTAATGACTTCAAAAATAATTGGCCGTTCTCCTAATTGAGTACAAGATCCATACATTTCAATTAATGCGTTTCGCATTTCGTCCTCACTAGGATAGTGATCCCATCCTCCCAAAAGTCTTATGCCTTGTACGTTTAAATAAAAAATGCTTCTCAGTTTCACAATGATCTTCCTTTCTTATTTCAATTTTGCTTGCGCCTGTTCATTAAATCGGCGTAGCAGCTCATCTTTAATTGTTTCAGCTTTCTTCTTTTGCGCTTTGATGTATGGGTTACTGATGCGATCACCAGACAGCACCGCATCCCCTATACGTCGTTTGATGTCATCTAGCGCCATCCAAAGCCCTGCATATGACATGTTTGCAGATTTAAACTCCATATGATCCTCCCTCAGAACAGTGTCAGCGTTCCTGGTGTTGTTCTTTTTGCTTTATTAAAAAATGCCTGGCTTCAAATGCTCCATAGTGTGAGCCATGACTATCAAATTTTGATACATAATAATGAGCGGCACCGAGAGGAAAGAGAAAGTATTCTACGCCCTTTTCTAGCGGTGTAAACTCATCAGTAAGACATATTCCCTTCAAGGTCATGCCACGCTTTCCCAAGGTAACCGCTCGACCCTTTTCATGCTTCCAGCACAGCCGACTTTACCAAGATTCCGACGTGCTGCTGGATAGGATTGATATGTGTCATACTCGCTCCATTTTGCATCTGTTAATAGATCAGAACGCCAATAGGCAACATATCCGCTCGCTGTATTGAAGATACAAAATTCAGCGTATGGTGATTTTGAATACCAGATTTCTTTCATTTTGAATGCCTCCCTGCAGGAGGACGCTCCTGCTATAGATTTATTTTGTGTGAACTGCTGTAATTTAAATTTGTGAACTGGCCATCACGTGTCGTGATCTCCATCTTTCCGTACATCGGTGTTTCCGCC
Encoded proteins:
- a CDS encoding ArpU family phage packaging/lysis transcriptional regulator, with amino-acid sequence MGAEQLCLLPGIDEKQVRNALIKELKVYRALKVLEENRKEQEANGATGLFPSLRNQEVLNELKVRQIERALKNSLDEVEQDIIRMKYLTSRFVKDLEICEELGLKKDRYYRLKKQATFNLSTALGII
- a CDS encoding dimethylarginine dimethylaminohydrolase family protein; its protein translation is MRKKFINLVGFAAVMAVILTGCSQSKSSDGVKAKAEKVSAENEKNKGNVYVESEFAPLKRVVMSQSEVYFPEDSGSNMMEDMNDIQIKMEKERDEFKKILQKYDVDIQMPRLLTEDEKKLGIAENGITGGAGATNFFVRDPFFTIGDHIIEGSFLSTYRRLEVLPARDILLKEVKANKNPYVAVPQPDVSKGINSKNGPFLEGGDILVYGKTIFVGNSGQASNKEGIDWLRNYLTPDGYKVVEVKLEKNTLHLDCAISFVRDGLMIVNEDSLPNGVPDELRDWDKIKVSYKDAQNLAINGLPINEKVYVTDIAYQNTIGKELEKRNIKVEYIDFKITRSYGGAFRCTTQPLLRK
- a CDS encoding DUF6877 family protein — translated: MEFKSANMSYAGLWMALDDIKRRIGDAVLSGDRISNPYIKAQKKKAETIKDELLRRFNEQAQAKLK